CACGCTGAGTGACCTGAAGGCTGACAAGTCGAGCTTCAAGACCGAAGACGTCGGCCACCTCTTCACCAGTAGCGATCCGTGGGTGCGGCCCATCGACATTCAGGTCGGTCCCGATGGAGCCGTGTATGTGGTCGATATGTACGAACAGCGAATCGATCACGCCAGCCACTATCAGGGGCGAGTACACAAAGAGAGTGGTCGCATTTGGCGCATCGTAGATAAAGAAGCGGGTGCTACAAAACTGAGCGACCTGAGCCAGAATTCTGCCGATGATCTGATCGCCACGATCTCCAGCAATCTGGACGACCGTTGGCAGCGTCAAACGGCCCTGCAACTGCTCGCCCAAGTGTCGATTCCGCCCAAGCACCGCGAACTGCTGGTGACGAAGCTTGAACAGCAACTGGCGGATGCCAAGGGCCAGCAGGCGCTGGAGCTGCTGTGGGCGGTCAATGCACTTGCTGGATTCAATAATCGCCAGACTGCCGATTGCCTTAAGCACTCAACTCCTGCCGTGCGCGAGTGGGCTGTGCGGTTAGCCTGTGACGATGATGAAGTCTCGTCCTCGTTGGCACGCGACCTTGCCACCTTGGCCAGCCAGGAAACAGATGCCCGCGTCCGCAGTCAACTCGCCTCGTCGGCTCGCAGATTGCCCGCTGAACCCGCGCTGGCGATTGTGAAAGCGCTCGCGACAACAAACGATGACGCAGCCGATATTCACCTGCCGTTGCTGATGTGGTGGGCCATTGAAGCCAAGGCTGCGACCGATCGTGATGCCGTCGTCGAACTGTTTGCCGATCGGCAGTTCTGCGCCACTCCCTTGGCAAAGTCGCACCTGCTTGAGCGCGTGGCTCGCCGCTATGCCGCCACCGGCCAGCGCAAAGATTTGCTCACCGTGGCCCAGTTGCTCAAGGCCGCACCTTCCAAAGAAGATGCGGGCAAAATGATGGTGGGAATCGAAGCGGCCTTTCAAGGCCGCGCGATGAATCAACTCCCCGCCGAGTTGGTTACTGCGATGGCTGCTGCCGGCAATGCCTCGCCGACGCTGCGTTTGCGGCAAGGGGAGTCTGCGGCCGTGGCAGCGGCGATCAAAGAGATTGGAGATGACTCCGTCGACGCTTCCAAGCGGCAACAGTTGGTGGCGATCTTCGGCACGATCAATCAACCATCATGCGTGCCCGCGCTACTCAAACTGGTGAAGGATTCGCGCAACGACGGCCTCCGCAGCGTGGCACTGGGCTCGCTGCAGTCGTATGCCGACCCCACCATCGGCGAGCAAGTTGTCGCCGCCTATCGAGACCTGCCCGAAGAGGTCCGCGCAGTGGCCCAATCGCTCTTGGCTAGTCGTAGTGCTTGGGCGAAGTCACTGATCGACGCCATCGACGCAGGCCAAATTGAACCCGCCTCAATTCACGAATCGACCGTGCGCCGGCTATTACTAAGCGACTCTCAGGCCATTCGTGCTTCGTGCAAAAAGCACTGGGGGGAACTGGCGGGCACATCGAGCGAAGCACTTCGCGCGCAGGTAGAGCAACTGCTGGGCGTAGCTGCGGGCGGGAGTGGCAACCCCTATCAAGGTAAGAAGATCTACATGCAGTCGTGCGGCAAGTGTCACAAGTTGTTCACCGACGGCGGCCAGATTGGCCCCGACCTGACGACTTACAAACGTGACGATCTGCGTGGCATTCTGCTGAACGTGGTGAACCCCAGCGCCGAAATTCGCGAGGGTTTCGAAAACTACCTGGTGCAAACCGCCGATGGCCGCACGCTCAGCGGGTTTATTGCCGAACAGGATGCCCAGGTTCTCGTCCTCCGCGGCGTCGATGGTCAAAGCCTCTCGCTGCCGCGCGATGAAATCGAAGACCTGCGAGCCGTGCCGATCTCGCTGATGCCCGAAGGGCTGCTGAAGAAGCTCAGCGAGCAGCAGATTCGCGATTTGCTGGCCTATATTCGCAGCACGCAGCCGCTGCCGTAACGTTTGCGAGGTTCGCAACGACTCAGATTTCCCTCTGCTCCTTTCCAGAAGGGAGCGCGGCGCGATATCTTCTTGAACACACCTTTTCTGGATTCTCTACTCTTATCGCGAGCCGATCATGTCTTCGCCTGCCAGCAGGATTGCTCAACTTCGCCAGGAGATTCACCGCCACGATGACCTGTATTACACCAAAACTCAGCCGGAGATTACCGATCTGCAATACGACCAGCTGATGCAAGAACTGCAGCAACTGGAGGCCGCTCATCCGGAACTTGTTACCGAAGACAGCCCGACGCAACGACTCGGCGACAAGCCCGTCGAAGGGCTGAATCAGGTCGAACATCGCGTGCCGATGCTCTCGATCGA
Above is a window of Anatilimnocola aggregata DNA encoding:
- a CDS encoding PVC-type heme-binding CxxCH protein; translated protein: MPFVAIRVCLTGLLAMVSSAVAMAADVDWKTVAVPQAWKASPGGTDTRLWYRAAVRIPQDWQGREVSLAIESVDDAREIYFAGQKIGTLGQFPPNFLSGIGETKRLKIPAEKLRPGEVHQLAIRVCVVDGRSGFNVAAPVLFAGDQAVRMLGNWQTRSGDDLAWASATAAELASIPTFEKVEPADVVERELKKLQDEVGPLSPEQTLAHLKVPDDLKIELAISEPAVRQPLSIKWDARGRLWCVQYLQYPHPAGLTAISRDKFLRTVYDKVPPAPPHHFLGEDKITIHEDTNGDGKYDQHKTFVDGLSVCSSFAFGNGGVWVLNPPYLLFYPDKNGDDIPDGDPEVHLEGFGIEDSHSVANNLRWGPDGWLYGAQGSTVTGDIRRPGEKKAVHSLGQLIWRYHPPTKKYEIFAEGGGNAFGVEFDDEGRVFSGHNGGNTRGFHYVQGGYFQKGFGKHGELSNPFTFGYFEAMAHAKVPRFTHAFVIYGSHALPAKYRGQLMGVAPLQSHVTLSDLKADKSSFKTEDVGHLFTSSDPWVRPIDIQVGPDGAVYVVDMYEQRIDHASHYQGRVHKESGRIWRIVDKEAGATKLSDLSQNSADDLIATISSNLDDRWQRQTALQLLAQVSIPPKHRELLVTKLEQQLADAKGQQALELLWAVNALAGFNNRQTADCLKHSTPAVREWAVRLACDDDEVSSSLARDLATLASQETDARVRSQLASSARRLPAEPALAIVKALATTNDDAADIHLPLLMWWAIEAKAATDRDAVVELFADRQFCATPLAKSHLLERVARRYAATGQRKDLLTVAQLLKAAPSKEDAGKMMVGIEAAFQGRAMNQLPAELVTAMAAAGNASPTLRLRQGESAAVAAAIKEIGDDSVDASKRQQLVAIFGTINQPSCVPALLKLVKDSRNDGLRSVALGSLQSYADPTIGEQVVAAYRDLPEEVRAVAQSLLASRSAWAKSLIDAIDAGQIEPASIHESTVRRLLLSDSQAIRASCKKHWGELAGTSSEALRAQVEQLLGVAAGGSGNPYQGKKIYMQSCGKCHKLFTDGGQIGPDLTTYKRDDLRGILLNVVNPSAEIREGFENYLVQTADGRTLSGFIAEQDAQVLVLRGVDGQSLSLPRDEIEDLRAVPISLMPEGLLKKLSEQQIRDLLAYIRSTQPLP